The genomic segment GCACGTCCTGACCCATCTTTCGGCATGGACTCCGACGCCCCGCTGCCGACCGACGTGCTGACCCTCCAAGGGATGGTGCGTGCCCTCCAGGCCGAAAACGCCGACCTCCGCACGCAGCTCCAACGCCAGGCCGAGCAGTTCCAACGGACCATCGACGACCTGCGTGCCGAGGTCGCGGCCTTGAAGGCGAAGTTGGACCGGGCCACGACGCACCGGTTCGGCCGGCGGTCCGAACGCACACCGAAGCCACCGAAGGTCCCCGGCGACGGACCCGCGAAGCGGCGCCACGACCACGGCCGTTCGCCACTCCCGGCGCACCTCGAACGCCGCGACACGGTCCTCGATCTGACCCCCGACGAGCGCCGCTGCTCGGGCTGTGGTGGCGACCGCGTGTGCATCGGCCAGACCCAGACCGAGCAACTCGATTGCGACCCGACCCCGTACTTCGTGCGGCGCACGATCCGCAAGACGTACGCGTGCCAACAGTGCCCCCCGACGGTCCGGGCCGAGGACCGGATCCGGACCGCCACGCCGAGTACCGTCGGACCGATCGACAAGGGACTGTGTGGTCCGGGCTTGTTGGCCGAGGTTCTCGTCGGGAAGTTCCTCGACCACCTGCCGCTGCACCGCCAAGTCGCCCGGATCGGGCGCGCGGGGGTGACGGTGTCCGAGAGTACCTTGGGCGATTGGGTGAAACAGTCCGCGGTGTTACTGACGTCGCTGTACCAGTTGATGCTCGAGCGGGTGCGCACGTGTCCGGTCCTCTGGTCCGATGACACCCGCTCGCGGTTCGCCCAGCCCGGTGAGCGAACGATGCCGCACGGCCACTTCTGGGTGGGGATCGGAGATCCGACGGCCCCGTACACGGCGTTCCACTTCACGACCGGTTACGACGCCGCGAGCGGACCGGACCAGTTCTTAGGCGGCTTCCGGGGCCACGTGCATGCCGATTGCCTCGCACAGTACAACGGCCTGTTCGCCGCCGGAGCCAAGCACGTCGCCTGTTGGTCCCACGCGCGCCGCAAGTTCCTCGGCGCCGGGGACCCCGGGGCCAAGGCGGTCGAACGCATCAACCGGTTGTACCACATCGAGCACACGCTTCCGGCGCCGGACTCACCGGAGCACATCGTCGCCCGTCGCGCGACGCGGCAAGCAAGGGCGCTCCCGATCCTGAACGACCTGAAGGCGTGGCTCGACGCGGCACTCGGGACGGCGTTGCCCAAGTCGGCCCTGGGGGCCGCGATCCGGTACGTGGCGAATCACTGGGCCGCGTTCGTCCGGTACACCGAGGACGGGCGACTCTCGATCGATAATAACCTGAGCGAGCGAACGCTCCGGCTGATCGCCGTGGGTCGGAGCAATTGGAAGTTCGTGGGCAGTGCGAAGGCCGGTGCGCACGCCGCGGTTCACTTCTCGGTGGTGGGCACGTGTCGG from the Frigoriglobus tundricola genome contains:
- the tnpC gene encoding IS66 family transposase, with protein sequence MDSDAPLPTDVLTLQGMVRALQAENADLRTQLQRQAEQFQRTIDDLRAEVAALKAKLDRATTHRFGRRSERTPKPPKVPGDGPAKRRHDHGRSPLPAHLERRDTVLDLTPDERRCSGCGGDRVCIGQTQTEQLDCDPTPYFVRRTIRKTYACQQCPPTVRAEDRIRTATPSTVGPIDKGLCGPGLLAEVLVGKFLDHLPLHRQVARIGRAGVTVSESTLGDWVKQSAVLLTSLYQLMLERVRTCPVLWSDDTRSRFAQPGERTMPHGHFWVGIGDPTAPYTAFHFTTGYDAASGPDQFLGGFRGHVHADCLAQYNGLFAAGAKHVACWSHARRKFLGAGDPGAKAVERINRLYHIEHTLPAPDSPEHIVARRATRQARALPILNDLKAWLDAALGTALPKSALGAAIRYVANHWAAFVRYTEDGRLSIDNNLSERTLRLIAVGRSNWKFVGSAKAGAHAAVHFSVVGTCRHLGLDATAYLREVLPALHALGEKPTADQLAPLLPDVWAKRQQSRLLVA